The following are encoded together in the Juglans microcarpa x Juglans regia isolate MS1-56 chromosome 2D, Jm3101_v1.0, whole genome shotgun sequence genome:
- the LOC121248299 gene encoding protein WVD2-like 4 isoform X2, whose translation MDLIGKNSGAGTPVKEPHGPRSKIQENPKLVENLNPNVSHSSPGPRSASSPIIKSAKAKKSAAKNPNPVPYSPRNKIRERKFVVAKKNSKKENLGSKFECKCKEKAGGGNITKCLCMAYENLRASQEEFFKARSKEIGESDQLQASDRAETELEEEIEKGLMLQDLKTVDEHEGQEDENDIFSGNEPDGQVGSSSAKRRRDKLLEEARKSVPESGSGKVKHLVKAFEKLLSIPSSKDSDEKDEKEAEETEKKAMKWALPGLQAPKVPETRVSSSSFCPSEMFLTSENLGLDSRFSVSSSWDSSQGSISGRNSNGGRRNRRNSSESSGTMGGSRWKKKQLKVTSQKPFKLRTEQRGRLKEEEFMKKLQEMVTEEERQRIPIAQGLPWTTDEPECLIKPPVKENTRPVDLKLYSDLRAVERAEFDHQVAEKMSLIEQYKMERERRQKMAEEEEIRRLRKELVPKAQPMPYFDRPFIPRRSKGSY comes from the exons ATGGACTTGATCGGTAAGAACTCCGGGGCGGGGACACCAGTGAAAGAACCACATGGGCCTCGATCAAAGATTCAAGAAAATCCCAAGCTTGTGGAGAATTTGAATCCCAATGTCTCTCATTCAAGCCCTGGTCCTAGATCCGCTAGCTCCCCAATTATCAAGTCAGCGAAGGCGAAAAAATCAGCAGCGAAGAACCCAAATCCGGTCCCATACTCTCCACGTAACAAGATTCGGGAGAGAAAGTTCGTGGTGGCGAAAAAGAATTCTAAGAAGGAGAATTTGGGGTCGAAGTTCGAGTGTAAGTGCAAAGAGAAGGCTGGTGGCGGTAATATCACGAAGTGTTTGTGTATGGCCTATGAGAATCTGAGGGCATCCCAGGAAGAGTTTTTCAAGGCTCGAAGCAAAGAGATTGGGGAATCGGATCAGTTGCAGGCTTCTGATAGAGCTGAGACTGAACTTGAAGAGGAAATAGAGAAGGGCTTGATGCTCCAAGATCTGAAAACAGTAGATGAGCATGAAGGGCAGGAGGATGAAAATGATATCTTTTCGGGGAATGAGCCAGACGGTCAAGTAGGTAGTTCATCGGCTAAGAGAAGGAGGGACAAGTTGTTGGAAGAAGCAAGGAAAAGTGTGCCTGAATCTGGGTCTGGCAAGGTGAAGCATTTGGTGAAGGCCTTCGAGAAGCTTCTTTCAATACCAAGTTCGAAGGACTCGGATGAGAAGGATGAGAAAGAAGCAGAAGAGACTGAGAAAAAGGCAATGAAATGGGCTTTACCAGGATTGCAGGCTCCGAAGGTTCCTGAGACACGGGTttcgtcttcttctttctgTCCATCAGAGATGTTCTTGACATCAGAGAATCTTGGTTTAGATTCGCGGTTTTCAGTTTCATCTTCGTGGGATAGTAGCCAAGGAAG CATTTCAGGCAGGAATTCTAATGGGGGCCGTCGGAATCGAAGAAAT AGCTCTGAATCTTCTGGTACAATGGGTGGAAGTAGATGGAAGAAGAAGCAGCTCAAGGTCACCAGCCAAAAACCGTTCAAGCTAAGGACAGAG CAAAGAGGAAGACTGAAGGAGGAGGAATTTATGAAGAAGTTACAAGAAATGGTGACGGAGGAGGAGAGGCAACGGATACCAATTGCACAAGGTCTACCATGGACAACGGATGAACCAGAG TGCTTGATAAAGCCTCCAGTGAAGGAGAACACAAGGCCAGTAGACTTGAAGCTTTACAGTGATCTGCGAGCAGTAGAACGTGCTGAGTTTGACCATCAG GTAGCAGAGAAGATGAGCCTGATTGAGCAATACAAGATGGAAAGAGAAAGACGGCAGAAG AtggcagaagaagaagaaataagaaggTTGAGAAAGGAGCTCGTTCCTAAAGCACAGCCTATGCCCTATTTTGACAGACCCTTCATTCCCAGAAG GTCTAAAGGGAGCTATTAA
- the LOC121248303 gene encoding UDP-glucose 6-dehydrogenase 1-like, translated as MVKICCIGAGYVGGPTMAVIALKCPSIEVAVVDISVSRITAWNSDQLPIYEPGLDGVVKQCRGKNLFFSTDVEKHVSEADIVFVSVNTPTKTRGLGAGKAADLTYWESAARMIADVSKSNKIVVEKSTVPVKTAEAIEKILTHNSKGIQFQILSNPEFLAEGTAIQDLFNPDRVLIGGRETPEGQKAIQALKDVYAQWVPEDRILTTNLWSAELSKLAANAFLAQRISSVNAMSALCEATGANVTQVSYAVGKDSRIGPKFLNSSVGFGGSCFQKDILNLVYICECNGLPEVAEYWKQVIKINDYQKNRFVNRVVASMFNTVSNKKIAVLGFAFKKDTGDTRETPAIDVCKGLLGDKARLSIYDPQVTEDQIQRDLTMDKFTWDHPIHLQPMSPTTVKQVTVVWDAYEATKDAHGICILTEWDEFKALDFKRIYDKMQKPAFVFDGRNVVDADKLRDIGFIVYSIGKPLDPWLKDMPAVA; from the coding sequence ATGGTGAAGATCTGTTGCATTGGTGCTGGATATGTTGGGGGCCCAACAATGGCCGTAATCGCACTGAAGTGCCCATCTATTGAGGTGGCTGTTGTGGATATATCTGTATCCCGGATCACAGCCTGGAACAGCGACCAGCTCCCCATCTATGAGCCTGGCCTCGATGGTGTTGTAAAGCAATGCAGAGGCAAGAACCTCTTCTTCAGCACTGATGTGGAGAAACACGTCTCAGAGGCTGATATAGTGTTTGTCTCTGTCAACACCCCAACCAAAACTCGGGGTCTTGGGGCAGGAAAGGCTGCAGATCTGACATATTGGGAGAGTGCAGCTCGCATGATTGCTGATGTATCAAAATCTAACAAAATTGTGGTTGAGAAATCAACAGTCCCAGTCAAAACCGCTGAGGCGATTGAGAAAATTCTGACGCACAACAGCAAGGGAATCCAATTCCAAATTCTGTCAAACCCAGAATTCCTTGCTGAAGGGACTGCAATTCAAGATCTTTTTAACCCAGACAGGGTCCTCATTGGAGGCCGGGAGACCCCAGAAGGCCAGAAGGCCATCCAAGCATTGAAGGATGTCTATGCTCAGTGGGTCCCTGAGGATCGTATACTAACCACCAATCTCTGGTCTGCAGAGCTCTCAAAGCTTGCTGCCAACGCCTTCTTGGCCCAGAGAATATCCTCAGTTAATGCCATGTCAGCTCTTTGTGAGGCTACCGGGGCAAATGTAACACAGGTATCATATGCAGTAGGTAAGGACTCAAGGATTGGACCCAAGTTCCTCAATTCTAGTGTTGGCTTTGGCGGGTCCTGCTTCCAGAAGGATATTTTGAATCTGGTTTACATCTGCGAGTGCAATGGCCTTCCTGAGGTTGCAGAGTACTGGAAACAAGTAATCAAGATCAATGATTACCAGAAGAACCGCTTTGTGAATCGTGTAGTTGCCTCTATGTTTAACACGGTTTCAAATAAGAAGATTGCCGTTCTGGGTTTTGCTTTCAAGAAAGATACTGGTGACACAAGGGAGACCCCAGCCATTGATGTGTGCAAGGGGCTATTGGGCGACAAGGCCCGACTGAGCATATACGATCCACAGGTCACTGAAGACCAGATCCAGAGGGACCTCACAATGGACAAGTTTACTTGGGACCATCCAATTCACCTCCAGCCAATGAGCCCCACCACTGTGAAGCAGGTCACCGTGGTTTGGGATGCCTATGAGGCAACAAAGGATGCACATGGTATTTGCATTCTGACAGAGTGGGATGAGTTCAAGGCTCTTGATTTCAAGAGGATTTATGATAAAATGCAGAAACCGGCTTTTGTATTTGATGGCAGGAATGTTGTTGACGCAGATAAGCTGCGCGATATCGGTTTCATTGTGTACTCTATTGGTAAACCCCTGGATCCATGGCTGAAGGACATGCCAGCCGTGGCGTAG
- the LOC121248299 gene encoding protein WVD2-like 4 isoform X3 → MDLIGKNSGAGTPVKEPHGPRSKIQENPKLVENLNPNVSHSSPGPRSASSPIIKSAKAKKSAAKNPNPVPYSPRNKIRERKFVVAKKNSKKENLGSKFECKCKEKAGGGNITKCLCMAYENLRASQEEFFKARSKEIGESDQLQASDRAETELEEEIEKGLMLQDLKTVDEHEGQEDENDIFSGNEPDGQVGSSSAKRRRDKLLEEARKSVPESGSGKVKHLVKAFEKLLSIPSSKDSDEKDEKEAEETEKKAMKWALPGLQAPKVPETRVSSSSFCPSEMFLTSENLGLDSRFSVSSSWDSSQGSISGRNSNGGRRNRRNSSESSGTMGGSRWKKKQLKVTSQKPFKLRTEQRGRLKEEEFMKKLQEMVTEEERQRIPIAQGLPWTTDEPECLIKPPVKENTRPVDLKLYSDLRAVERAEFDHQVAEKMSLIEQYKMERERRQKMAEEEEIRRLRKELVPKAQPMPYFDRPFIPRR, encoded by the exons ATGGACTTGATCGGTAAGAACTCCGGGGCGGGGACACCAGTGAAAGAACCACATGGGCCTCGATCAAAGATTCAAGAAAATCCCAAGCTTGTGGAGAATTTGAATCCCAATGTCTCTCATTCAAGCCCTGGTCCTAGATCCGCTAGCTCCCCAATTATCAAGTCAGCGAAGGCGAAAAAATCAGCAGCGAAGAACCCAAATCCGGTCCCATACTCTCCACGTAACAAGATTCGGGAGAGAAAGTTCGTGGTGGCGAAAAAGAATTCTAAGAAGGAGAATTTGGGGTCGAAGTTCGAGTGTAAGTGCAAAGAGAAGGCTGGTGGCGGTAATATCACGAAGTGTTTGTGTATGGCCTATGAGAATCTGAGGGCATCCCAGGAAGAGTTTTTCAAGGCTCGAAGCAAAGAGATTGGGGAATCGGATCAGTTGCAGGCTTCTGATAGAGCTGAGACTGAACTTGAAGAGGAAATAGAGAAGGGCTTGATGCTCCAAGATCTGAAAACAGTAGATGAGCATGAAGGGCAGGAGGATGAAAATGATATCTTTTCGGGGAATGAGCCAGACGGTCAAGTAGGTAGTTCATCGGCTAAGAGAAGGAGGGACAAGTTGTTGGAAGAAGCAAGGAAAAGTGTGCCTGAATCTGGGTCTGGCAAGGTGAAGCATTTGGTGAAGGCCTTCGAGAAGCTTCTTTCAATACCAAGTTCGAAGGACTCGGATGAGAAGGATGAGAAAGAAGCAGAAGAGACTGAGAAAAAGGCAATGAAATGGGCTTTACCAGGATTGCAGGCTCCGAAGGTTCCTGAGACACGGGTttcgtcttcttctttctgTCCATCAGAGATGTTCTTGACATCAGAGAATCTTGGTTTAGATTCGCGGTTTTCAGTTTCATCTTCGTGGGATAGTAGCCAAGGAAG CATTTCAGGCAGGAATTCTAATGGGGGCCGTCGGAATCGAAGAAAT AGCTCTGAATCTTCTGGTACAATGGGTGGAAGTAGATGGAAGAAGAAGCAGCTCAAGGTCACCAGCCAAAAACCGTTCAAGCTAAGGACAGAG CAAAGAGGAAGACTGAAGGAGGAGGAATTTATGAAGAAGTTACAAGAAATGGTGACGGAGGAGGAGAGGCAACGGATACCAATTGCACAAGGTCTACCATGGACAACGGATGAACCAGAG TGCTTGATAAAGCCTCCAGTGAAGGAGAACACAAGGCCAGTAGACTTGAAGCTTTACAGTGATCTGCGAGCAGTAGAACGTGCTGAGTTTGACCATCAG GTAGCAGAGAAGATGAGCCTGATTGAGCAATACAAGATGGAAAGAGAAAGACGGCAGAAG AtggcagaagaagaagaaataagaaggTTGAGAAAGGAGCTCGTTCCTAAAGCACAGCCTATGCCCTATTTTGACAGACCCTTCATTCCCAGAAGGTAA
- the LOC121248299 gene encoding protein WVD2-like 4 isoform X1 has product MDLIGKNSGAGTPVKEPHGPRSKIQENPKLVENLNPNVSHSSPGPRSASSPIIKSAKAKKSAAKNPNPVPYSPRNKIRERKFVVAKKNSKKENLGSKFECKCKEKAGGGNITKCLCMAYENLRASQEEFFKARSKEIGESDQLQASDRAETELEEEIEKGLMLQDLKTVDEHEGQEDENDIFSGNEPDGQVGSSSAKRRRDKLLEEARKSVPESGSGKVKHLVKAFEKLLSIPSSKDSDEKDEKEAEETEKKAMKWALPGLQAPKVPETRVSSSSFCPSEMFLTSENLGLDSRFSVSSSWDSSQGSISGRNSNGGRRNRRNSSESSGTMGGSRWKKKQLKVTSQKPFKLRTEQRGRLKEEEFMKKLQEMVTEEERQRIPIAQGLPWTTDEPECLIKPPVKENTRPVDLKLYSDLRAVERAEFDHQVAEKMSLIEQYKMERERRQKMAEEEEIRRLRKELVPKAQPMPYFDRPFIPRRSMKHPTVPREPKFHIPQQKKIKCCLSWDELSTYTYQD; this is encoded by the exons ATGGACTTGATCGGTAAGAACTCCGGGGCGGGGACACCAGTGAAAGAACCACATGGGCCTCGATCAAAGATTCAAGAAAATCCCAAGCTTGTGGAGAATTTGAATCCCAATGTCTCTCATTCAAGCCCTGGTCCTAGATCCGCTAGCTCCCCAATTATCAAGTCAGCGAAGGCGAAAAAATCAGCAGCGAAGAACCCAAATCCGGTCCCATACTCTCCACGTAACAAGATTCGGGAGAGAAAGTTCGTGGTGGCGAAAAAGAATTCTAAGAAGGAGAATTTGGGGTCGAAGTTCGAGTGTAAGTGCAAAGAGAAGGCTGGTGGCGGTAATATCACGAAGTGTTTGTGTATGGCCTATGAGAATCTGAGGGCATCCCAGGAAGAGTTTTTCAAGGCTCGAAGCAAAGAGATTGGGGAATCGGATCAGTTGCAGGCTTCTGATAGAGCTGAGACTGAACTTGAAGAGGAAATAGAGAAGGGCTTGATGCTCCAAGATCTGAAAACAGTAGATGAGCATGAAGGGCAGGAGGATGAAAATGATATCTTTTCGGGGAATGAGCCAGACGGTCAAGTAGGTAGTTCATCGGCTAAGAGAAGGAGGGACAAGTTGTTGGAAGAAGCAAGGAAAAGTGTGCCTGAATCTGGGTCTGGCAAGGTGAAGCATTTGGTGAAGGCCTTCGAGAAGCTTCTTTCAATACCAAGTTCGAAGGACTCGGATGAGAAGGATGAGAAAGAAGCAGAAGAGACTGAGAAAAAGGCAATGAAATGGGCTTTACCAGGATTGCAGGCTCCGAAGGTTCCTGAGACACGGGTttcgtcttcttctttctgTCCATCAGAGATGTTCTTGACATCAGAGAATCTTGGTTTAGATTCGCGGTTTTCAGTTTCATCTTCGTGGGATAGTAGCCAAGGAAG CATTTCAGGCAGGAATTCTAATGGGGGCCGTCGGAATCGAAGAAAT AGCTCTGAATCTTCTGGTACAATGGGTGGAAGTAGATGGAAGAAGAAGCAGCTCAAGGTCACCAGCCAAAAACCGTTCAAGCTAAGGACAGAG CAAAGAGGAAGACTGAAGGAGGAGGAATTTATGAAGAAGTTACAAGAAATGGTGACGGAGGAGGAGAGGCAACGGATACCAATTGCACAAGGTCTACCATGGACAACGGATGAACCAGAG TGCTTGATAAAGCCTCCAGTGAAGGAGAACACAAGGCCAGTAGACTTGAAGCTTTACAGTGATCTGCGAGCAGTAGAACGTGCTGAGTTTGACCATCAG GTAGCAGAGAAGATGAGCCTGATTGAGCAATACAAGATGGAAAGAGAAAGACGGCAGAAG AtggcagaagaagaagaaataagaaggTTGAGAAAGGAGCTCGTTCCTAAAGCACAGCCTATGCCCTATTTTGACAGACCCTTCATTCCCAGAAG ATCGATGAAGCATCCAACTGTACCTAGAGAACCAAAGTTCCACATACCACAACAAAAGAAGATCAAGTGCTGTCTGTCATGGGATGAGCTCAGTACCTACACTTACCAAGATTAA